One window of the Colias croceus chromosome 5, ilColCroc2.1 genome contains the following:
- the LOC123691687 gene encoding uncharacterized protein LOC123691687, which yields MKILILPLILCQIQAEDPTLTSLDDGPGILPFNIGTARIVTHYHSFLQIINLKDIRDSITIVKDQLNSLTPNLHDKLFSLYNSHIEHLHYKIIKLSNQLETFEPNRIKRGLIDGLGSVIKSISGNLDYTDAIKYDTAIKLLQNNENKLVTEMNNHISLSKDWIEQQSDILNNLIKNQEKIEIAINDLKANNLNVTLYIDLIQRVAILSDNIDDISEELHRLENLLGFIRAKSTHHLMFNSNSLKEMLNKLHKFYGKEQIPQVNYREYFDLVKLGYYYSNRNIVIVFMFPVVLPATFELFKLSIVPNKDSKVLIPPYPFVAIHNEDFMYMEAECPKSGLGYLCEDKLNHHRSKNDCVYHLITTQRVVASCLFTPVELGAPALEKLDDAHYVISFPKPSKIHLSCSQDQYDVIKGSYLATIPKNCILQTEAFKIVNREDHIKGQIMKIANLPDSIQYNTDEEVLKLNSINLDKLHASNRAISMEMPISTNNGYEILYMQPSIIPIYVILITSAVALVTWYIVRRLRTSKPITTSVHGNQKEEIEHQSAEGEISAILTSLARQ from the exons ATGAAAATCCT AATCCTTCCTCTGATCCTGTGCCAGATTCAAGCAGAAGATCCCACCCTGACTAGCTTGGATGACGGACCTGGTATATTACCATTTAATATTGGAACTGCTAGAATTGTCACTCATTATCATTCATTtttgcaaattattaatttaaaggaTATTCGTGATAGTATAACCATAGTAAAGGatcaattaaattcattaacgCCTAATTTgcacgataaattattttcgctTTATAATTCACATATTGAACACTTGCattataagattattaaattgtCAAATCAGTTGGAAACTTTTGAACCCAATCGCATAAAGAGAGGTCTCATAGATGGTTTAGGTTCagttataaaaagtatttctgGTAATCTAGACTATACAGATGCAATTAAATATGATAccgcaattaaattattacaaaataatgagaATAAATTGGTCACAGAAATGAATAATCATATAAGCCTCAGTAAAGATTGGATAGAACAACAAtctgatattttaaacaacttaattaaaaatcaggaaaaaattgaaatagctATAAATGATTTAAAGGCCAATAATTTAAACGTTACTCTATACATAGATTTAATTCAACGCGTAGCgattttatcagataatatAGATGATATATCTGAAGAATTACAtagattagaaaatttattaggttttattcGTGCGAAAAGTACGCATCATCTTATGTTCAATTCAAATTCTCTAAAAGAAatgctaaataaattacacaaatttTATGGTAAAGAGCAAATCCCTCAAGTTAATTATAgagaatattttgatttagttAAACTAggctattattatagtaataggAATATAGTTATAGTTTTTATGTTCCCGGTTGTCCTTCCTGCTacctttgaattatttaaattatccaTAGTTCCTAATAAAGATAGTAAAGTCCTAATTCCACCCTATCCTTTTGTGGCAATTCACAACGAGGATTTTATGTACATGGAGGCAGAATGCCCGAAGTCTGGCCTAGGGTATCTATGTGAGGACAAGCTGAACCATCATCGATCCAAAAATGACTGCGTGTATCACCTTATTACCACGCAACGAGTCGTCGCATCTTGTCTCTTCACGCCTGTGGAGCTCGGAGCGCCCGCACTAGAAAAATTAGACGACGCCCACTACGTCATCAGTTTCCCCAAGCCATCAAAAATCCACTTATCATGCTCGCAAGATCAATATGACGTCATTAAAGGAAGCTACTTAGCCACAATACCCAAAAACTGCATTCTTCAAACGGAGGCTTTCAAGATAGTCAATCGAGAAGACCATATCAAAGGACAGATAATGAAAATTGCAAACCTGCCAGATTCCATCCAATATAATACAGATGAAGAAGTTCTGAAGTTGAATTCGATAAATTTGGATAAATTACACGCTAGTAACAGAGCTATATCAATGGAAATGCCTATCAGTACTAACAACGGATACGAGATTCTCTATATGCAGCCTTCCATAATACCGatatatgttatattaataacgaGTGCAGTTGCCCTAGTGACATGGTACATCGTACGGAGACTGCGTACATCAAAGCCTATTACTACGAGTGTTCATGGTAATcaaaaagaagaaatagaaCATCAATCGGCGGAGGGTGAAATTTCAGCGATATTAACGAGCCTTGCCCGCCAATAA